One window of Oscillibacter hominis genomic DNA carries:
- a CDS encoding DUF3841 domain-containing protein gives MGQPCDTIRLYSAQADAVLQVLERDGVSFSKAEYVRGKYGESAPIFLTAYSWFVSRMEKIVPRPQGAEFPYWAFGALYSVDRTGTGETLALDVPLDQAVLFDLYDWNKIMQLRYLGEDEQEERLFQRELARCGLRETDVMLTGFHPQWKERVLESWERLFRHHDRIRKGDLSGVGGVQAGLWQIRSEWIRR, from the coding sequence ATGGGTCAGCCGTGTGACACGATAAGGCTTTACTCCGCCCAGGCCGACGCGGTGCTGCAGGTTTTGGAGCGGGATGGAGTCTCCTTTTCCAAAGCGGAGTATGTCCGGGGCAAATACGGGGAGAGCGCTCCCATCTTCCTCACCGCCTACTCCTGGTTTGTGAGCCGGATGGAGAAGATCGTGCCCAGGCCCCAGGGCGCGGAGTTCCCCTACTGGGCCTTCGGCGCGCTTTACAGCGTGGATCGGACGGGCACGGGAGAAACGCTGGCCCTGGATGTGCCCCTTGACCAGGCGGTGCTTTTTGACCTGTACGACTGGAACAAGATCATGCAGCTTCGATACCTTGGAGAGGACGAGCAGGAGGAGCGGTTGTTTCAAAGGGAGCTTGCCCGCTGCGGCCTGCGGGAGACCGACGTGATGCTGACGGGGTTCCACCCTCAGTGGAAGGAGCGGGTTTTGGAGAGCTGGGAGCGGCTGTTCCGCCACCATGACCGGATTCGGAAAGGGGATTTGAGCGGCGTGGGGGGCGTGCAGGCCGGGCTCTGGCAGATCAGGAGCGAGTGGATCAGACGGTAG
- a CDS encoding potassium channel family protein, with translation MKSVLLIGLGRFGRHMAQKLKDLHHEVLAVDKDEKRVTSALPYVTNAQIGDGTDEQFIASLGVRNFDLCVVAIGDDFQSSLETTALLKEQGAPFVLSRATRDVHAKFLLRNGADDVVYPEKQMAVWAAVRYSSDHIFDYIELTQDYSIFETAVPSAWVGKSVIELAVRQKYHINILATRRGGLLEPMPGPNHIFQSDETIYILGENRNLQKFLHA, from the coding sequence ATGAAATCTGTCTTACTGATCGGCCTGGGGCGCTTCGGCCGCCACATGGCCCAAAAACTCAAAGACCTGCACCACGAGGTGCTGGCTGTGGACAAGGATGAAAAGCGGGTCACCAGCGCACTGCCCTATGTGACCAACGCCCAGATCGGTGACGGGACGGATGAGCAGTTCATCGCCTCTCTTGGTGTGCGGAACTTCGATCTCTGCGTGGTGGCCATCGGCGACGACTTCCAAAGCTCCCTGGAGACCACCGCGCTGCTGAAGGAGCAGGGCGCCCCCTTCGTCCTCTCCCGGGCCACCCGGGACGTCCATGCCAAATTCCTGCTGAGAAATGGAGCGGACGATGTGGTCTACCCGGAAAAGCAGATGGCCGTATGGGCGGCGGTCCGCTACAGCAGCGACCATATCTTTGACTACATAGAGCTGACCCAGGACTACTCCATCTTCGAAACAGCCGTCCCCTCCGCCTGGGTGGGCAAGTCCGTCATCGAGCTGGCGGTCCGGCAGAAATACCACATCAATATCCTGGCCACCAGGCGGGGCGGCCTCCTGGAACCCATGCCGGGGCCCAACCACATATTCCAGTCCGACGAGACCATCTATATCCTGGGAGAGAACCGGAATCTGCAAAAGTTTCTGCACGCATAG
- a CDS encoding TrkH family potassium uptake protein: MPFWKNDRVTPAQIIILGFFTLILAGTALLMLPFAVREGAGASFLDALFTATSATCVTGLVLHDTALYWSPFGQAVILLLIQVGGMGVVTMAVAISIFTGKKIGLRQRWIMQESISAPQVGGIVRQTRFILKTAFLIEAAGAVLLSLRFCPELGFFKGLWYGLFHSVSAFCNAGFDLMGAGGRAFSSLTGYTGDFLVSGTISALIVLGGLGFLTWHDFREHGLRLRSFRLQSRLILTTTFALVLGGFLFLFLFEFRQPQWQGLSFGQRAAASLFQAITPRTAGFNTVDLGRLSQPSQLLMILLMLTGGSPGSTAGGFKTTTLAVLLLSSYAVFRRRGSAQCFGRRIPDETLHSAAAIFLLYLLLFLTGGVLICCIDDVPLMAALFETASAIGTVGLSLGITPELSALSRLILIVLMYFGRVGGLTMIYAVTSGTPAAMTQFPQERVTVG; this comes from the coding sequence ATGCCGTTTTGGAAAAATGACCGCGTCACACCGGCCCAAATCATCATCCTTGGTTTTTTCACCCTGATCCTTGCTGGCACGGCACTGCTGATGCTGCCCTTCGCCGTCAGGGAGGGTGCCGGGGCCTCCTTCCTGGACGCCCTGTTCACCGCCACGTCGGCCACCTGCGTCACCGGGCTGGTGCTCCACGACACGGCCCTCTACTGGTCGCCCTTTGGGCAGGCGGTGATCCTGCTGCTGATCCAGGTGGGCGGCATGGGGGTTGTGACCATGGCGGTGGCCATCTCCATCTTCACCGGGAAGAAGATCGGCCTGCGCCAGCGCTGGATTATGCAGGAATCCATCTCCGCGCCCCAGGTGGGCGGTATTGTCCGCCAGACCCGGTTCATCCTGAAAACCGCGTTTTTGATTGAGGCGGCCGGTGCAGTTTTGCTGTCGCTGCGCTTTTGCCCCGAGCTTGGATTCTTCAAGGGGCTTTGGTATGGGCTCTTTCACTCCGTCTCCGCCTTCTGCAACGCCGGCTTCGACCTGATGGGCGCCGGGGGGCGCGCCTTCTCCTCCCTCACCGGCTACACAGGGGATTTTTTGGTCAGCGGAACCATATCCGCGCTGATCGTGCTGGGCGGGCTGGGATTTCTCACCTGGCACGACTTCCGGGAGCATGGCCTGCGCCTCCGGTCCTTCCGCCTTCAAAGCCGGCTGATCCTGACCACCACCTTTGCGCTGGTCTTAGGTGGGTTCCTCTTTTTATTCCTGTTTGAGTTCCGTCAGCCTCAGTGGCAGGGTCTCTCCTTTGGCCAGCGTGCGGCGGCTTCCCTTTTCCAGGCCATCACGCCCCGAACCGCCGGGTTCAACACCGTGGACCTGGGGCGGCTGAGCCAGCCAAGCCAGCTTCTCATGATCCTTCTGATGCTCACCGGCGGCTCGCCGGGCTCCACGGCGGGCGGCTTCAAGACCACCACGCTGGCGGTTCTGCTGCTCAGCTCCTATGCCGTCTTCCGGCGCAGGGGCAGCGCCCAGTGCTTTGGGCGCAGGATTCCCGACGAGACGCTGCACAGCGCGGCGGCCATTTTCCTCCTCTACTTGCTGCTGTTCCTGACAGGTGGAGTCCTGATCTGCTGTATCGACGATGTGCCGCTGATGGCCGCTCTGTTCGAAACCGCCTCCGCCATCGGAACCGTGGGCCTTTCCCTGGGCATCACGCCGGAGCTGTCCGCCCTCTCCCGGCTGATCCTGATTGTCCTGATGTATTTCGGGCGTGTGGGCGGGCTGACCATGATCTACGCCGTAACCTCCGGCACACCGGCCGCCATGACCCAGTTCCCCCAGGAGCGGGTGACCGTGGGGTGA
- a CDS encoding sensor histidine kinase, giving the protein MEQKRPDFQVPPLEDWQPEGRGAGKLKIFFGYAAGVGKTYAMLEAAHRARDSGVDVVAGYIGPHTRPETMALLDGLELLQPKEIECRGTLLREFDLDGALRRRPQLILVDELAHTNAEGCRHVKRYQDVQELLHAGISVYTTVNVQHLESLNDVVASITGVTVADRIPDHVFDSASQVEVVDLEPADLLERLRSGRIYGERRAGSAMARFFTEKNLAALREIALRRSADRLERAPNLEGERVRSAEHIMICLSGAPTNARVIRTAARMAEAFHGAFTALYVETPALAGQSEAEHGRLQANLRLAEELGARITTAYGEDPAVQIAEYARISGASKIVLGRSPQKKNPFLPGKSLMDRLGELAPDLDIYIIPDQPRQKRRLTAPHRERFSLKDTLKTLGILTLCTAVGYLFKGLGLTSSNIIMVYFLGVLMVSMVTTGRSYSLGASVFAVLIFNFFFTYPYFTLMSDPSYIATFAVMLAVALLSSSLTTRIKRQAILSAHKAYRTEVLLETSQKLQKAEDAEAILAVSAAQLGKLLERDLVLYPVEEGRTLLEARAFPISGDGDLSDCLTGAERAVAQWVMQNNKHAGATTNTLPGAKCLYMAVRGSDRALAVVGIAIREGRKPDAFEKNLMVAILDECGLALEKEQMIRAKRKIEETARQEALRANLLRAISHDLRTPLTSISGNAGILMEGSSILDDGKRRELYCAIYDDAMWLINLVENLLSITRMEDGTVRLNMQPELLEEVFQEALAHLDRNAGRHHISVELEDDLLMADLDARLIVQVVINIVNNAVSYTPEGSCIVLSARRTGPEILVRIADDGPGISDEAKGRLFDMFYTADNARGDGRRGLGLGLSLCKSIIAAHGGAISVTDNQPHGAVFCFTLHASEVNAHE; this is encoded by the coding sequence ATGGAGCAGAAACGACCGGATTTTCAGGTGCCGCCCCTGGAGGACTGGCAGCCGGAGGGACGCGGCGCCGGCAAGCTGAAGATTTTTTTCGGCTATGCGGCAGGCGTCGGCAAGACATACGCCATGCTGGAGGCGGCCCACCGGGCCAGGGACTCGGGCGTGGATGTGGTGGCCGGGTACATCGGGCCCCACACGCGCCCGGAGACCATGGCCCTTCTGGACGGGCTGGAACTGCTCCAGCCAAAGGAGATCGAATGCAGGGGAACCCTGCTGCGGGAGTTCGATCTGGACGGTGCCCTCCGGCGCCGGCCCCAGCTGATCCTGGTGGACGAGCTGGCCCACACCAACGCGGAGGGCTGCCGCCATGTCAAGCGTTATCAGGATGTGCAGGAGCTGCTGCACGCCGGAATCAGCGTCTACACCACCGTCAACGTACAGCATCTGGAGAGCCTGAACGACGTGGTGGCCTCCATCACGGGCGTCACGGTGGCCGACCGGATACCAGACCACGTATTTGACTCAGCCAGCCAGGTGGAGGTGGTGGACCTGGAACCCGCCGACCTGCTGGAGCGGCTGCGCTCCGGGAGGATTTACGGGGAGCGCCGGGCCGGCAGCGCCATGGCCCGCTTCTTTACGGAGAAGAACCTGGCGGCCCTGCGGGAGATCGCCCTGCGCCGCAGTGCCGACCGTCTGGAAAGGGCGCCTAATTTGGAGGGGGAGCGGGTGCGCTCTGCAGAGCACATTATGATCTGCCTTTCCGGCGCGCCCACCAACGCCAGGGTCATCCGCACCGCCGCCCGCATGGCGGAGGCGTTTCACGGGGCTTTTACCGCGCTTTATGTAGAGACGCCGGCCCTTGCCGGGCAGAGCGAGGCGGAGCATGGACGGCTCCAGGCCAATCTCAGGCTGGCGGAGGAGCTGGGGGCCCGGATCACCACCGCCTATGGGGAGGACCCGGCGGTTCAGATCGCGGAGTACGCCCGGATCAGCGGCGCCTCCAAAATTGTCCTTGGCCGCAGCCCCCAGAAAAAGAACCCTTTTCTTCCAGGCAAAAGCCTGATGGACCGGCTGGGAGAGCTGGCCCCGGACCTGGACATCTACATCATCCCGGATCAGCCCCGACAGAAGCGGCGCTTGACCGCCCCCCACAGGGAGCGCTTTTCCCTGAAGGACACGCTGAAGACCCTGGGCATTCTGACTCTGTGCACTGCGGTGGGCTATCTCTTCAAGGGGCTTGGGCTCACCTCGTCCAACATCATCATGGTGTACTTCCTGGGCGTGCTGATGGTTTCCATGGTCACCACAGGCCGCAGCTACAGCCTGGGCGCGTCGGTGTTCGCGGTGCTGATTTTCAACTTTTTCTTCACCTATCCCTATTTTACACTGATGAGCGATCCCAGCTATATCGCCACCTTTGCCGTCATGCTGGCAGTGGCGCTCCTGAGCAGCTCCCTGACCACCCGCATCAAGCGGCAGGCCATCCTGAGCGCCCACAAGGCCTACCGCACGGAGGTGCTGCTGGAGACCAGCCAAAAGCTCCAAAAGGCGGAGGACGCGGAGGCCATTTTGGCGGTGAGCGCCGCGCAGCTGGGTAAGCTCCTGGAGCGGGACCTGGTTTTATATCCGGTGGAGGAGGGCAGAACGCTGTTGGAGGCCAGGGCCTTCCCCATCTCCGGGGACGGCGACCTGAGTGACTGCCTCACCGGTGCCGAGCGGGCCGTGGCCCAGTGGGTGATGCAGAACAACAAGCACGCCGGGGCCACCACCAATACGCTGCCCGGCGCAAAGTGCCTCTATATGGCTGTGCGAGGCTCCGACCGGGCCCTTGCCGTGGTGGGCATTGCCATACGGGAGGGCAGAAAGCCGGACGCCTTTGAAAAAAACCTTATGGTGGCAATCCTGGATGAATGCGGCCTGGCGCTGGAAAAAGAGCAGATGATCCGCGCCAAGCGGAAGATTGAGGAGACCGCACGGCAGGAGGCACTGCGGGCCAACCTGCTGCGGGCCATCTCTCACGACCTGCGCACCCCTCTGACCAGCATCTCCGGAAACGCCGGGATTCTGATGGAGGGCAGCAGCATCTTGGACGACGGAAAACGAAGGGAGCTGTACTGCGCCATCTACGACGACGCCATGTGGCTCATCAACCTGGTGGAGAACCTGCTGTCCATCACCCGCATGGAGGACGGCACCGTGCGGCTGAACATGCAGCCTGAGCTGTTGGAGGAGGTGTTTCAGGAGGCTCTGGCCCATCTGGACCGCAACGCGGGCAGGCACCATATCTCCGTGGAGCTTGAGGACGATCTGCTGATGGCCGATCTGGATGCCCGGCTCATTGTGCAGGTGGTCATCAACATCGTCAACAACGCCGTCAGCTATACGCCGGAGGGGTCTTGCATCGTCCTGAGCGCCAGAC